The Halostagnicola larsenii XH-48 region GTCGAAGACCCGGTCAAAACCGAGTTCCTCGAAGGTCGCTCGCGTCTCCTCGAAGTCGTCCTGCCCGACTGTGAGGTTGCCGCCGATGTAGGTGGTCGCGTCGACGCCGGTCGACTCGAGCGTCTCGTGGAATCCCTGGCAGTCCTGTTCGGCGTGGCCGTACAGCGAGGAGACGAGTACGGCCGCCGCGTCGTGCTCGAGTGCTGCCTCGGCGAACTCCTCCTGAGAGGTCTGTACGCCGAGGTTGATGACATCGAATCCCGCTGCGTTGAATGCCTGCTCGAGGATCGTAATGCCGACGACGTGGGCGTCGGAGCCGATCACGCCGAGGACGACCGTTTGGGACATCGTACTCCGACCGATGGGATACCGGGGCATAAAGTTAATGATCTTCCATGATAATATTCTTTAAACATCCTTTCATCGTCCCTGTGGGACACAACCACAACCTCATGATTAATAGCAAAGATTATTGGGGAGGTGTCGGGAACGTCGATGTATGGGAGCGCTGTCAAACCTTCGCGTGCTGGATCTCACGCAGGTCCTCGCAGGCCCGTACTGTACGATGTTGCTCGCGGATATGGGAGCGGACGTCGTCAAGATAGAACGCCCGGGCGGCGATATGATTCGCTCGAATCCGCCGTTCGTCGACGACGGAAGCGAGGAAGCCTACGGCGGATACTTCCAGAGCGTCAACCGGGGCAAGCGAAGCATCGAACTGGATTTCGGCGACGACGCCGATCGAGCGGACTTCCTCTCGCTCGTGGAAGAAGCCGATGTCGTCGTCGAGAACTACCGGTCGGGGACGATGGAGAAATACGACCTCAGCTACGAGACCCTTCGCGAACACAATCCGGAGCTAATCTACTCCTCGATCCGCGGGTTCGGCGATCCGCGGACCGGCGAAACCTATCGGCAGGGCCAGCCCTCCTTCGACCTGATCGCACAGGCGCTGGGCGGCGTCATGGAGACCACCGGCCAGCCCGACGGTCCGCCGACGAAGACCGGTCCCGGCGTCGGCGACCTCTTTACGGCGACGCTGAACTGCATCGGCATCCTGGCCGCGGTCAACCACCGCGAGCAAACCGGCGAGGGCCAGTACGTCGACACCGCCATGTACGACTCGATGATCAGCTTCACCGAGCGCGCCATCTATCAGCAGTCGTACTCCGGGAAATCCCCGACCCGCCGAGGGAACGCCCATCCGACGCTGTTTCCCTACGACGCATTCGAGACCGCAGACGGCTACGCCGTCATCGCCGCGTTCAACAATAACCACTGGGCGGCGCTCTGCGACGTGATGGGCCGCGAGGACCTCGCCCAGGCGTATCCGACCGCCGCCGAACGCCTCGAGAATCGCGAGGCGCTTCGCGAGGAGATCGCCGACTGGGCGATCGAACAGACCACCGACGAACTCGTCGGAAAGCTCGAGGGCAGCGTTCCGGCCGCGCCAGTCCAGACTACCGAGGAAATCTTCGACGACCCGCACATCCACGCGCGGAACATGCTCGTGCCGGTCGAACAGCCCGGTGCCGACCGCGACGTCGAGATCGCGGGCAATCCGATCAAGATGAGCGAGACCAATCCCGAGCCCCACGGTCGCGCGCCGCTGCTCGACGAGCACCGCGAAGAAGTACTCAGCGACACGGCAGACGCCACGACGGCCGACGATTAACTGGCGATCTCCTCGTTTTCGTTTCTCCACTGATTGGGCGATCCCGCCAGCGTTGCCCCATCTCGAGCGGCCGGATCGCCGGTGTCACGACGGCCATGGAGAGTAATCCTTTTGCGGGTCCCCCGCACACGGTCGGGTATGAGCAGTAACTGGCCGGTCGATCCCGACGGCGAAGAGGGGAGCGACGGAATGCGCAAGTACGACATGCGGATCATCGCGGACAAGGTCGACGAGGAGGAAGACTTCCCGCTGGACCGCGAGGAGTTCGTCGCGGAGTACGGCGAGTATCCGATTCGGATCAACCACCGGACGGTCGTCCCGATGAGCGAAATCTTCGAGTACGTCGAACCGGCGGAATTCGAGACGATCGTCGACATGCACAAGGCGGTCGGGGATGCGCTGCGCGCCGGCGACTTCTGGGAGTACCACCCGAAGGGAGCCAACCCGGAAAAAAATCACGCGTAATCACACGACCGACACGCGCGATCGCAGGGGCGACCATCACGGATCTGGATTACGTATCACTTATACGAACAGGTTCGAAAGATCGAGCACAGTGACTAACACGCAGGTTACGCTCATCCAGATCGACAACTACGGCCCGTGGACGGTGACGCCCGAACCTCGCCGCGAAGCCGACCTGCAGACGATGCAGTCGCGGCTGTATGCGGATATCTCGCAGTTCGTCGGTAACCACGGCGGCTACACCTTCTTTACGCGCTTCGACAACATGATCGCCGTGACGAACGGCCTCTCGCTCGAGGATCACGCCGTCTTACAGGAGTCGGTCGGCAACCGCTATCCCGTCACGTTGAGCCTCGGCGTCGCGACCGGAACGAGTCCGGTGCAGGCGCTGGCTGATGCGACGGAACTCGTCCAGGATGCCGGCAGCGCACAGGACAAACATCGACGAGAAATCCTCGACGGGCGAGTCGTGGAAGCCGAACACGGAACCACCGAAGACGTCCAGATCGCACACTTCGACGTGATCGACGCGACCGGCAACTACACGGACGAACTCAACGCCTTCGACACCTTCATCGAGATCGAACAGGGGTACGCAGAACTCATGCGCCACATGCGATACGCCCACGACAGTCTCTCCTTTTTCGTCGGCGGCGACAACATCATCGTCGTCTGTCCGAATCTCGAGGAACCGGACTACCGCGAAGCGATCGCCCACGTCGAAGACGCGGTAGACGTCGAACTTCAGGTCGGCGTCGGCCGAGGGGCAAACGCCCACGACGCTGGAATGGGGGCCAAACACGCCCTCGAAACCTGTCGAGCCGACGGAACACGCGTCGAACTCGAGTGAGTACGAGCGGACGGAGCTACTCGCAGGAGAAACGCCGGGATCGAGTTCTAACCTGAATCGTTCGACGGGGCTGTGATTAAATGTGACGGAGGTAGCTTTTAGAGTGGCCGTGCGTATTGTTCACACATGGAGACGGAACTATCGGTCACGGACGTTCTGACGACGGAGTACGTCGGTGTCAGCGAATCAGACACCGTGCTCGGAGCGGTCCAACTCATGCGCGAGGAACGCGTTAGCTGTGTGCTCGTCCTCCGGGGTTCGGAACCGGTCGGGATCGTCACCGAGTGGGATGTCCTCGGACTCGTCGCCGCCGAGGACGATGCTGCAGAGACCGAGATCGGTTCTGTGATGTCCACTCCCGTCGTTTCCGTACGCGGCGATCGAGCACTCACCGATGCCGCCGATCTAATGGCTCGAGAAAACATCCGAAACCTCGTCATCGAAGACGAGGGAGACGTACTCGGTGTGCTCACCCAGCGAGATGTCATCGCGGCGGCTGGATCGTTTCAAGCGACGACGGCGCGGTCGGTGACGGGGACCCAGCAGACGCGAGGCCATCTCGGAACGAGCGCGTCCGTCACTGAATCGCTGGATTCGCGACGAAGTGACGAAACCGAGATTAGCCCGAACGGCGGGGACGAGTACTCGACGCAGGGGATCTGTGAGGCCTGTGGCTCGCTTGCGGATTCGCTCTGGGAAGCCAACGGGCAACTCCTCTGTGCGGACTGTCGCTCCGTCTAACGGGCATCGATTCGCCCAATTGAAGCGGACTCAGTCGAAAGCTGTCAACTCGAATCACGCCCTCAGACCGATAGAAAGACCTTTCGGGCGAGACGATGGAGGGTCGATAATGATCGAGACCCTCGACGACCTGGACGTCGAAGGGACGACAGTGGGCGTTCGCGTCGACATCAACAGTCCGATCGGTGACGACGGGTCACTCGCCGACGACGCGCGACTGCAGGCCCACGTCGATACCCTCTCGGAACTTTTAGATCGCGGCGGTCGCGTCGCTGTTCTGGCCCATCAGGGCCGCCCTGGAAGTGACGATTTCACCGGGCTCGAAACGCACGCCGCGCACCTCTCGGACCTGCTCGAGCGGCCCGTCGGATACGCCGACGTGACCTTCAGCGACGCCGCACGAGAGACGGTCAGTTCGCTCGAGAACGGCGAGTGCGTCGTCCTCGAGAACACCCGGTTCTACAGCGAGGAGTACATGGAGTTCGAACCCGAGCGGGCTGCACAGACCCATCTCGTCGAGGGCCTTTCGACCGTCCTCGACGCGTACGTCAACGACGCCTTCGCCGCCGCCCATCGCTCCCAGCCATCGCTGGTCGGGTTTCCGGCAGTGCTTCCGAGCTACGCCGGACGCGTGATGGAAGCCGAACTCGACGTGCTCGGGTCGATCGAGGAGACGACGGAACCGCGAGTTTACATGCTCGGCGGAGCCAAAGTCTCGGATTCGATCGACGTCGCTTGGAGCGTCCTCGAGAAAGACCTCGCCGACCACGTGTTGACCGCGGGCGTCGTCGGCAACGTCTTCCTGATCGCCGACGGCGTCGACCTCGGCGACGAGAGCTCCGATTTCATCTACGATCAGGGTTACTGGGACGAGATCGACCGCGCTCGAGACCTCCTCGACGCCTACGGCGAGCGAATCGCACTGCCACGCGACGTCGCAATCTCCCGAGACGAACAGCGATACGAACTCGGTATCAACGCCTTGCCACCGCAGGACGACGAGGGTGCGCTGGATATCGGGAG contains the following coding sequences:
- a CDS encoding GTP cyclohydrolase III, which codes for MTNTQVTLIQIDNYGPWTVTPEPRREADLQTMQSRLYADISQFVGNHGGYTFFTRFDNMIAVTNGLSLEDHAVLQESVGNRYPVTLSLGVATGTSPVQALADATELVQDAGSAQDKHRREILDGRVVEAEHGTTEDVQIAHFDVIDATGNYTDELNAFDTFIEIEQGYAELMRHMRYAHDSLSFFVGGDNIIVVCPNLEEPDYREAIAHVEDAVDVELQVGVGRGANAHDAGMGAKHALETCRADGTRVELE
- a CDS encoding phosphoglycerate kinase translates to MIETLDDLDVEGTTVGVRVDINSPIGDDGSLADDARLQAHVDTLSELLDRGGRVAVLAHQGRPGSDDFTGLETHAAHLSDLLERPVGYADVTFSDAARETVSSLENGECVVLENTRFYSEEYMEFEPERAAQTHLVEGLSTVLDAYVNDAFAAAHRSQPSLVGFPAVLPSYAGRVMEAELDVLGSIEETTEPRVYMLGGAKVSDSIDVAWSVLEKDLADHVLTAGVVGNVFLIADGVDLGDESSDFIYDQGYWDEIDRARDLLDAYGERIALPRDVAISRDEQRYELGINALPPQDDEGALDIGSSTLAYYERLLEDAETVILNGPAGVFEDDQFQTGTRGVYEAATDVETSIVGGGDTASALRSLGIDGFSHVSTGGGAALRMLTAEPLPAVSALENSRERASE
- the mct gene encoding succinyl-CoA:mesaconate CoA-transferase gives rise to the protein MGALSNLRVLDLTQVLAGPYCTMLLADMGADVVKIERPGGDMIRSNPPFVDDGSEEAYGGYFQSVNRGKRSIELDFGDDADRADFLSLVEEADVVVENYRSGTMEKYDLSYETLREHNPELIYSSIRGFGDPRTGETYRQGQPSFDLIAQALGGVMETTGQPDGPPTKTGPGVGDLFTATLNCIGILAAVNHREQTGEGQYVDTAMYDSMISFTERAIYQQSYSGKSPTRRGNAHPTLFPYDAFETADGYAVIAAFNNNHWAALCDVMGREDLAQAYPTAAERLENREALREEIADWAIEQTTDELVGKLEGSVPAAPVQTTEEIFDDPHIHARNMLVPVEQPGADRDVEIAGNPIKMSETNPEPHGRAPLLDEHREEVLSDTADATTADD
- a CDS encoding CBS domain-containing protein; this encodes METELSVTDVLTTEYVGVSESDTVLGAVQLMREERVSCVLVLRGSEPVGIVTEWDVLGLVAAEDDAAETEIGSVMSTPVVSVRGDRALTDAADLMARENIRNLVIEDEGDVLGVLTQRDVIAAAGSFQATTARSVTGTQQTRGHLGTSASVTESLDSRRSDETEISPNGGDEYSTQGICEACGSLADSLWEANGQLLCADCRSV
- a CDS encoding DUF5785 family protein, coding for MSSNWPVDPDGEEGSDGMRKYDMRIIADKVDEEEDFPLDREEFVAEYGEYPIRINHRTVVPMSEIFEYVEPAEFETIVDMHKAVGDALRAGDFWEYHPKGANPEKNHA
- the glmS gene encoding methylaspartate mutase subunit S — protein: MSQTVVLGVIGSDAHVVGITILEQAFNAAGFDVINLGVQTSQEEFAEAALEHDAAAVLVSSLYGHAEQDCQGFHETLESTGVDATTYIGGNLTVGQDDFEETRATFEELGFDRVFDSETDTEEAVAALTQDLRQRTQETERATISS